The genomic segment ATCTAATATTTATTATAGTGATCTAAAGGGAGAAACTTTAAAAAATAGAAATTTAGCTATTCTAAAGTCTTTTCCTAATGTAATAATAACACCTCATGCAGCTTTTTACACAGATCAAGCAGTAAGTGATATGATTGAAAATTCAATAAGAAGCTGCATATTATTCTCAGAAAATAAAGAGAATCCATGGGAGATAAATATATAGCATTATAAATATAAGTTACAATACATAAATCGCTCTTTCTTGCTAAAACTATTAATATTTCAGATTAATAAAATAGTAAGGAGAGATGAAATATGTTTGATAAAATTCAATTACCATATGCATTTGATGCATTAGAACCATATATAGATGCAGAAACAGTTGAAACACACTATAGCAAGCATCTTCAAAAATATGTAGATAACTTAAATTCCCTTATAAAAGGCTATGAGCAGTATACAGAAGGTAAATCCTTAGATCAATTGTTAGCAAGTGTGAACGAATTGCCAGAAGAAATTAGGCAAGGAGTGATAGATCAAGGTGGAGGAGTATCAAATCATAATTTATATTTTGCACTTCTTTCACCAACTCCAAAGAAAGCCCCAGAAGGAAAGCTATTAGAAGAAATATATAATACATTTGGAGATTTAGACACTCTAAAAACTGAAGTGAGCAATGCTGCTATAGGCCAATTTGGATCTGGTTATGGTTTTTTGGTTAAAGACAAAGAAGGAAAATTATCAGTAAGGAATACGCTAAATCAGAATTCACCTGCAATGAATGGATTTGTTCCAATTTTAACTATAGATGTATGGGAA from the Clostridium beijerinckii genome contains:
- a CDS encoding superoxide dismutase encodes the protein MFDKIQLPYAFDALEPYIDAETVETHYSKHLQKYVDNLNSLIKGYEQYTEGKSLDQLLASVNELPEEIRQGVIDQGGGVSNHNLYFALLSPTPKKAPEGKLLEEIYNTFGDLDTLKTEVSNAAIGQFGSGYGFLVKDKEGKLSVRNTLNQNSPAMNGFVPILTIDVWEHAYYLKYKNLRADYVKNIWNLIDWEKVEGLYLNYTI